The Bacillota bacterium genome has a window encoding:
- the fliJ gene encoding flagellar export protein FliJ: MAKFKFRLEQLLNIKIQREDLIKIKLATELKRLDIENKKLNLLVEENQKQISNYKTLLSCGTPISKIKEYNSYIFKLERKIEAQKLNINVIVKNVDKIRSELIKMSQERKMLEKLKINKLVAFEKEMLREEQKMVDEIVSYRQNLNLVGEG; encoded by the coding sequence ATGGCGAAGTTTAAATTTCGATTGGAACAGCTATTAAATATTAAAATTCAGAGAGAAGATTTGATTAAAATAAAACTTGCAACAGAACTTAAAAGACTTGATATTGAAAACAAAAAACTTAATTTGCTGGTTGAGGAAAACCAAAAACAAATAAGTAACTATAAAACACTGCTTAGTTGTGGGACTCCTATAAGTAAGATCAAGGAATATAATAGTTATATTTTCAAATTAGAGAGAAAGATAGAAGCACAAAAGTTAAACATAAATGTTATTGTGAAAAATGTCGATAAAATACGTAGTGAGTTAATTAAAATGTCACAAGAAAGAAAAATGCTTGAAAAATTAAAGATTAACAAATTAGTAGCTTTTGAAAAAGAAATGTTAAGAGAAGAACAAAAAATGGTTGATGAAATAGTAAGTTACAGACAGAATCTAAATTTGGTGGGAGAAGGGTAA
- the fliI gene encoding flagellar protein export ATPase FliI, with the protein MRILGRKVRLAYIDLQKYKNILDEMKLVVYKGRVTRVIGLTIESKGPKANIGELCRIFTGKDGKEIYAEVVGFKENKVFLMPFGDMQGVGPGSLVISEGRTVQVNVGKHLVGRVIDGLGNSIDGRKIIEKGEYYPVSNFPPNPLRRTRITEPMPLGVKAIDGLLTVGKGQRIGIFAGSGVGKSTLIGMIARNTKADVNVIALIGERGREIREFIEKDLGEEGLKRSVVVVATSDQPALIRIKGAFLATSIAEYFRDKGLHVLLMMDSLTRFAMAQREVGLAIGEPPVSKGYTPSVFSVLPKLLERAGTSEKGSITGLYAVLVDGDDLTEPVTDTVRGILDGHIVLSRDLANRNHYPAIDILSSVSRVMPDIITEEHKKMAGEIKKIMAIYKNAEDLINIGAYVKGSNEKIDYAVNIIDKINDFLRQETYENYAFDEVLNLMCRVLD; encoded by the coding sequence ATGCGTATACTAGGGAGGAAAGTTAGATTGGCTTATATTGATCTACAGAAATATAAAAATATATTGGATGAAATGAAGCTAGTAGTATACAAGGGAAGGGTTACAAGAGTAATAGGACTGACTATCGAATCAAAAGGGCCTAAAGCAAATATAGGCGAACTTTGCCGTATATTTACCGGAAAAGATGGAAAGGAAATATATGCAGAGGTTGTTGGCTTTAAAGAAAACAAAGTGTTTTTAATGCCTTTCGGTGATATGCAAGGGGTGGGCCCTGGAAGTTTGGTCATCTCGGAAGGCAGAACTGTTCAAGTAAATGTGGGGAAACACCTTGTGGGAAGGGTTATTGATGGCCTCGGAAACTCTATAGACGGTAGAAAAATCATTGAGAAAGGTGAATACTATCCCGTAAGCAATTTTCCTCCTAATCCTTTGAGAAGGACAAGAATTACCGAACCAATGCCTTTAGGAGTGAAAGCCATAGATGGATTGTTAACAGTGGGAAAAGGGCAGAGGATAGGTATTTTTGCCGGCAGTGGAGTTGGTAAAAGTACGTTAATAGGTATGATTGCCAGGAACACTAAAGCAGATGTAAATGTAATAGCACTTATTGGAGAAAGAGGCAGAGAAATAAGGGAGTTTATCGAAAAGGACCTTGGTGAGGAGGGGTTGAAGAGGTCTGTTGTTGTAGTTGCCACATCGGATCAGCCTGCATTAATCAGGATTAAAGGTGCTTTTCTTGCTACTTCCATAGCTGAATATTTTAGGGATAAAGGATTGCATGTATTATTGATGATGGACTCTTTAACCCGTTTTGCAATGGCTCAAAGGGAAGTTGGCCTTGCGATTGGAGAACCACCGGTATCAAAAGGATATACTCCTTCTGTATTTAGTGTATTGCCTAAACTACTGGAAAGGGCAGGTACATCTGAAAAAGGTTCAATTACAGGTCTTTATGCTGTATTGGTGGATGGAGATGACCTTACAGAACCTGTGACAGACACAGTAAGAGGAATACTAGACGGCCATATAGTTTTATCAAGGGATTTGGCTAATAGAAATCATTATCCTGCTATTGACATACTGTCCAGTGTAAGTAGGGTAATGCCGGATATAATAACAGAAGAACATAAAAAAATGGCAGGAGAAATAAAGAAAATTATGGCAATTTACAAAAATGCAGAGGACCTTATAAATATTGGTGCTTATGTTAAGGGAAGCAATGAAAAAATAGACTATGCTGTTAATATAATAGACAAAATAAATGATTTTTTAAGACAAGAAACATATGAAAATTACGCTTTTGATGAAGTATTGAATTTAATGTGTAGGGTGTTGGATTGA
- a CDS encoding flagellar hook protein FlgE, protein MMRSMYASVSGLRAHQAKMDVIGNNIANVNTIGFRASRVTFQEIFNQTLKGASAPDPALGRGGTNPMQIGLGINVGAIDTITTRGGLQRTDNPTDLYIDGEGFFIVKGSHADTFKFTRAGNFTYDELGNLVTAGGLNVYGWLDYGGKADVDGNYVFETNKPVEPINLYADNYNGNKRIVAAKATENAKLSGNLDATTPIFDPNEDEAAQLIVPIIVYDSLGIEYEINVEFRKTAATGGITTWEWKVTSGGLSSEASGTIQFNADGKIVKADNQARVTSTITLIPNDSIGSKSFDVVLDFTDITMYAGSENSVKPVIVDGYPSGSLTSFSIGSDGIIMGIYSNGKQQPLGLIGLANFDNPAGLQRVGDNMYIPTPNSGDFKRAVKPGTASAGILNPGVLEMSNVDLAKEFTEMIVTQRGFQANTRILTTVDEMLQEMVNMKR, encoded by the coding sequence ATGATGAGGTCTATGTATGCAAGTGTATCCGGTTTAAGAGCCCATCAGGCAAAAATGGATGTAATAGGTAATAATATTGCTAATGTCAATACAATTGGTTTTAGAGCAAGTAGAGTTACATTTCAGGAAATATTCAATCAAACCCTGAAAGGTGCAAGTGCTCCGGATCCAGCTTTAGGAAGAGGTGGAACCAATCCAATGCAAATAGGATTGGGAATAAATGTGGGTGCAATAGATACAATTACGACAAGAGGAGGTTTACAAAGGACTGACAACCCCACTGACCTTTATATAGACGGGGAAGGATTCTTTATAGTAAAGGGTTCACATGCTGATACTTTCAAGTTTACAAGGGCTGGTAACTTTACATATGACGAACTTGGCAATTTAGTAACAGCGGGTGGCTTGAATGTGTATGGCTGGCTTGATTATGGAGGAAAAGCGGATGTGGACGGCAATTATGTGTTTGAGACAAATAAACCTGTTGAGCCGATAAATCTGTATGCAGATAATTATAATGGCAATAAGAGGATAGTTGCTGCAAAAGCTACGGAAAATGCAAAATTATCGGGGAATTTAGATGCAACTACTCCGATTTTTGACCCTAATGAAGATGAAGCTGCTCAACTAATTGTACCAATAATTGTATATGATTCCCTGGGTATCGAATATGAAATAAATGTTGAATTCAGAAAAACAGCAGCTACAGGAGGAATTACAACCTGGGAATGGAAAGTAACAAGCGGAGGACTATCATCCGAAGCTTCAGGAACAATACAGTTTAATGCAGATGGAAAAATTGTTAAAGCCGATAATCAAGCGAGGGTTACTTCTACTATAACCTTAATACCTAATGACAGTATTGGGTCAAAAAGTTTTGATGTAGTATTAGACTTTACAGATATTACAATGTATGCCGGTTCTGAGAATTCCGTCAAGCCTGTAATCGTTGATGGTTATCCTTCAGGAAGTCTTACTTCTTTCAGTATTGGGTCTGACGGCATAATTATGGGGATATACAGTAATGGGAAACAACAGCCTTTAGGCCTTATAGGACTGGCAAATTTTGATAATCCGGCAGGACTTCAACGGGTAGGAGACAATATGTATATCCCTACTCCAAATTCCGGGGATTTTAAAAGGGCAGTGAAACCAGGCACAGCAAGTGCAGGTATACTAAACCCTGGGGTTTTGGAAATGTCAAATGTTGATTTGGCAAAAGAGTTCACAGAGATGATTGTGACTCAAAGAGGTTTCCAGGCTAATACCCGAATACTGACAACTGTTGACGAAATGCTGCAGGAAATGGTAAACATGAAGAGATAG
- the fliE gene encoding flagellar hook-basal body complex protein FliE codes for MNTNSISNAISNTVFLKTVNADSKGEDTKTFAGFLSEALAKTNNMILEAENISDEFAAGQIEDIHKVLIAIEKADIALQFTLQVRNKILDAYNEIMRMQI; via the coding sequence ATGAATACTAACAGTATTAGTAATGCAATATCAAATACTGTATTTTTAAAAACGGTAAATGCCGATAGCAAAGGGGAAGATACTAAAACTTTTGCCGGGTTTTTAAGCGAGGCATTAGCAAAAACAAATAACATGATTCTAGAAGCTGAAAATATTAGTGATGAGTTTGCAGCAGGGCAAATAGAGGATATACATAAAGTGCTCATAGCAATTGAAAAGGCGGATATTGCTCTTCAATTTACATTGCAAGTAAGAAATAAAATTCTTGATGCTTATAATGAGATTATGAGAATGCAAATTTAG
- a CDS encoding flagellar hook-length control protein FliK has product MFTTSYMPVGNLNGTQVFQPNTKMAWDGSFAEVFETIAGKSGIENKEKEMKNKFIDNTDTKEKKFLFPEHKITSQKELDEEKHVKGNVKETLLNFLAAVMNFVQNVDKMDTLDEKADIKKIELLKEMVQEFIDNPEGLLRRREAWESLLENIESLIGIKMDDINTARVFLDDNINAWLQRVKFKMDEYAQKIGLSGTSEKSGLNDLKIREECLNIQGETLREEYIVKEPTDSEDKSKNKNDEIPENEKDALGLKTEGKTERFSSTEVALGKYVNRHETQKVNSGFRYAEKMKNGTQETQEDFNLLYGNILREDVNDPTDTFSVRKDVTQGEILRKEIVFSIANKAKVLITDKQSEIVINLKPDSLGKVVLKVVTENNYVTAKILTENYKVKEIIESNFQMLKDSLEKQGLIVHDLSVSVKDSESESSPYDKQGEERFITGVKRSKASKSTEPEVYHTGKLGYVEEMFAYNWPYSTINLTA; this is encoded by the coding sequence ATGTTTACTACAAGTTACATGCCTGTAGGCAACTTAAATGGTACACAAGTATTTCAACCCAATACTAAAATGGCCTGGGATGGTTCATTTGCAGAGGTGTTTGAAACCATTGCCGGCAAATCCGGGATTGAAAATAAAGAGAAGGAAATGAAGAACAAATTTATCGATAATACTGATACAAAAGAAAAGAAGTTTCTTTTTCCGGAACATAAGATTACTTCACAGAAAGAACTTGATGAAGAAAAACATGTTAAAGGAAATGTTAAAGAAACTCTTTTAAATTTTCTTGCGGCAGTAATGAATTTTGTCCAAAATGTGGATAAAATGGACACCTTGGATGAAAAGGCGGATATAAAGAAAATTGAGCTTCTGAAGGAGATGGTACAGGAATTTATTGATAATCCTGAGGGTTTGCTAAGGAGGAGAGAAGCCTGGGAGAGTTTATTGGAAAATATTGAAAGTCTTATTGGTATTAAGATGGATGATATTAATACTGCTCGAGTTTTCCTTGATGATAACATTAACGCATGGCTTCAGAGAGTCAAATTTAAAATGGATGAATATGCTCAAAAAATAGGGCTATCAGGCACTTCTGAAAAATCCGGATTGAATGATTTGAAAATCCGGGAAGAATGTTTAAATATCCAGGGAGAAACGTTGAGAGAAGAGTACATTGTAAAAGAGCCTACAGATTCAGAGGATAAATCAAAGAATAAAAATGACGAAATACCGGAAAACGAAAAGGACGCCTTGGGTCTAAAGACTGAAGGAAAGACTGAAAGATTCAGCAGCACGGAAGTTGCGCTCGGCAAATATGTAAATCGCCATGAAACTCAAAAGGTGAATTCCGGATTTAGATATGCTGAAAAAATGAAAAACGGCACACAGGAGACACAGGAAGATTTTAATTTGCTTTACGGCAATATTTTAAGAGAGGATGTCAATGACCCAACCGATACTTTTTCTGTCCGGAAAGATGTGACACAAGGCGAGATACTCAGGAAAGAAATAGTCTTTAGTATAGCAAATAAAGCAAAAGTTTTGATAACAGATAAACAATCTGAAATTGTTATAAATTTGAAGCCCGATAGCCTTGGAAAAGTTGTATTAAAAGTAGTAACAGAAAATAATTATGTAACGGCAAAAATTTTAACAGAAAATTATAAGGTAAAAGAGATAATTGAATCTAATTTTCAAATGCTGAAAGATTCATTGGAAAAACAGGGCTTGATTGTACATGACCTTAGTGTATCTGTAAAGGACAGTGAAAGTGAAAGCAGTCCCTATGATAAACAGGGTGAAGAGAGGTTTATTACGGGAGTAAAAAGAAGCAAGGCTTCAAAAAGTACGGAACCGGAAGTTTACCATACTGGGAAACTGGGGTATGTTGAAGAAATGTTTGCTTACAATTGGCCTTACAGTACCATTAACCTAACAGCATGA
- a CDS encoding flagellar hook capping protein — protein sequence MEVYSVQNVSQYTSDINRNTKRELGKEDFLNLLVTQLKYQDPLNPVEDKEFIAQMAQFSALEQMYNLNSGISSIKAFSLIGTQVTAEITDDETGELNVVTGEVESVTISGSEISVVVNGRDIPIDKITNVEHSDKVSFEEYLLNQILEKLDELASSNTEEKLSSEEESLSES from the coding sequence ATGGAAGTATATTCTGTGCAAAATGTTAGTCAGTATACAAGTGATATTAATAGAAATACTAAACGTGAATTGGGTAAAGAGGATTTTCTTAATCTTCTTGTTACTCAGCTAAAATATCAAGACCCCTTGAACCCTGTAGAGGATAAAGAGTTTATTGCTCAAATGGCCCAGTTTAGTGCATTGGAACAAATGTATAACTTAAATAGTGGTATTTCTTCAATTAAGGCATTCAGCTTAATTGGTACTCAGGTTACTGCTGAAATAACTGATGATGAAACCGGAGAGTTAAATGTCGTGACAGGAGAAGTCGAAAGTGTTACAATAAGCGGCAGCGAAATAAGTGTTGTTGTTAACGGGAGAGATATCCCTATTGATAAAATTACTAATGTAGAGCATTCAGATAAAGTAAGCTTTGAAGAATACCTTTTAAACCAGATATTAGAAAAACTGGATGAGCTAGCAAGCAGCAATACTGAGGAAAAATTATCGTCAGAAGAAGAATCACTGTCGGAAAGCTGA
- the fliG gene encoding flagellar motor switch protein FliG, whose protein sequence is MDMVRGTSRERSGKEKAAMLLISLGPERSSEIFKHLKEDEIEQLTLEIANIRFVSPEEKEKVLEEFYQICLAQEYIAEGGIEYAKEILEKAIGDQKALEIINRLTASLQVRPFDFVRKADPSQLFNFLQKEHPQVIALVLAYLRPQQAAAVLSALPQEIQADVARRIAIMDRTSPEVIKEVERILEKNLSSLVLEDYTLAGGIQAIVDILNNVDRGTEKYIMETLEMKDVELAEEIKKRMFVFEDILTLDNRSIQRFIREIDNNQLAIALKGAGEDVQKVIFANMSKRMAEIIREDMEFMGPVRLRDVEEAQQNIVNVIRKLEDAGEIVISRGGGDEIVI, encoded by the coding sequence ATGGATATGGTCCGAGGAACATCCAGAGAACGTTCCGGAAAGGAAAAGGCTGCTATGCTATTAATTTCTCTTGGTCCTGAAAGATCTTCCGAAATTTTTAAGCATTTAAAAGAAGACGAAATAGAACAGCTTACACTGGAAATTGCCAATATACGGTTCGTATCACCGGAGGAAAAAGAAAAAGTGCTGGAAGAGTTTTATCAAATATGTCTTGCCCAAGAATACATTGCAGAAGGCGGAATTGAATATGCTAAAGAAATATTGGAAAAGGCCATAGGTGACCAGAAGGCTTTAGAAATAATTAATAGGCTTACTGCATCTTTGCAGGTCAGGCCTTTTGACTTTGTGAGAAAAGCTGACCCTTCACAGTTGTTTAATTTTCTTCAAAAAGAACATCCCCAGGTTATTGCATTGGTATTAGCTTATCTTAGACCTCAGCAAGCAGCAGCTGTACTATCTGCTCTCCCACAGGAAATACAAGCTGATGTGGCACGTAGGATTGCTATTATGGATAGGACATCTCCGGAAGTGATAAAAGAAGTTGAAAGAATATTGGAGAAGAATTTATCCTCCCTTGTATTAGAAGACTATACTTTAGCAGGAGGTATTCAAGCAATAGTAGATATACTTAATAATGTAGACAGGGGAACTGAAAAATACATTATGGAAACTCTGGAAATGAAGGATGTAGAATTGGCAGAAGAAATAAAGAAGAGGATGTTTGTATTTGAAGATATACTTACTCTTGACAACCGTTCAATTCAAAGGTTCATTCGTGAGATTGACAATAATCAACTGGCAATTGCATTAAAAGGTGCTGGTGAAGATGTCCAGAAGGTCATATTTGCAAACATGTCTAAACGCATGGCTGAGATAATAAGAGAAGATATGGAGTTTATGGGTCCTGTAAGACTGAGGGATGTTGAAGAGGCCCAGCAAAATATTGTAAATGTAATACGAAAACTTGAAGATGCAGGGGAGATTGTAATATCGAGAGGTGGAGGGGATGAGATTGTTATCTAA
- the fliF gene encoding flagellar M-ring protein FliF, which translates to MPEILTKWVKQLKEFWQSLDKSQKTRIYITSGIVILTVTIGTIALTRPSYTTLVSNLSQKEIGEMSAVLTENNIWHDVKDNGTSIIVNLKDNSKAQMVLAQKGYPKGGMTFEDAIKMIGITTTESDKRHIWKQQQADDIAKKLMAHDNIEYAEVSLALPEQSVFLTSDKKEYLPTAYVMVKPKTQLTQEQVEGIVMMVSKSVEKLDPKNVTVVDNNLNVLNNYIQDSIISTANNQEEMRSKKARELEEKVYNYFSVGQFDNFDTLRVVANPFLDFDKLKTQSKIITNPSGMDGGAVISSEEKTEKSENIANRGVPGTDTNPGETTSPSYLLGSGENSTYDLREKRQNFAYDETLQEQEKAIGYMVPEKSTMAISLWYGKRVQDESKLSEDLINQIKIAASAATGIPVENISVNKYKLAPPESVQKKTADIIKEIISDYGLFMIMLLMTLGMLFSILVARKRTEDMEVATMETAASLSGFMEPEYDKKPIKEIELEEKSEIIKQIDKLINDKPEAVAQLLRSWLSEDWDT; encoded by the coding sequence ATGCCTGAAATATTGACTAAGTGGGTAAAACAGTTAAAAGAATTCTGGCAAAGCCTTGATAAGTCTCAAAAGACTCGTATTTACATAACTTCCGGTATAGTTATATTGACTGTTACAATTGGTACCATTGCTTTAACAAGGCCTTCATATACTACCCTGGTCAGTAATTTAAGCCAGAAAGAAATAGGGGAAATGAGTGCTGTGCTTACAGAGAATAATATATGGCATGATGTTAAAGACAATGGTACAAGCATAATAGTTAATCTGAAAGATAATAGCAAAGCTCAAATGGTATTGGCCCAGAAAGGTTACCCTAAAGGCGGCATGACTTTTGAGGACGCCATTAAAATGATAGGCATTACAACGACAGAGAGTGATAAAAGGCATATTTGGAAACAGCAGCAGGCAGACGACATAGCCAAAAAACTTATGGCACACGATAACATTGAATATGCTGAAGTAAGTTTAGCTTTGCCTGAACAGTCGGTGTTTTTAACTTCGGATAAGAAGGAATACTTGCCCACAGCATATGTTATGGTAAAACCTAAAACACAGCTCACCCAGGAACAAGTTGAAGGCATAGTTATGATGGTTTCAAAAAGTGTAGAAAAACTAGACCCAAAGAATGTTACTGTTGTTGATAACAATCTTAATGTACTTAACAATTATATACAGGATAGTATAATTTCCACAGCAAATAATCAGGAAGAGATGCGATCGAAAAAAGCTAGGGAATTGGAGGAAAAGGTTTATAACTACTTTAGTGTAGGACAGTTTGATAATTTTGATACATTGAGAGTGGTAGCAAATCCCTTCTTAGATTTTGATAAATTAAAAACCCAGTCAAAAATTATTACTAATCCTTCCGGCATGGATGGTGGTGCTGTTATCAGCAGTGAAGAAAAGACGGAAAAGTCTGAGAATATTGCAAATAGAGGAGTACCGGGGACCGATACTAATCCAGGAGAAACAACTTCTCCATCCTATTTATTGGGAAGTGGAGAAAATTCTACTTATGACTTAAGAGAAAAAAGGCAGAATTTTGCATATGATGAAACTTTGCAAGAACAAGAAAAGGCAATTGGATATATGGTGCCTGAAAAGTCTACTATGGCAATTTCCCTATGGTATGGAAAACGTGTCCAGGATGAAAGCAAGCTTTCAGAAGATTTGATAAATCAAATAAAAATTGCAGCAAGCGCAGCAACAGGTATTCCAGTAGAGAATATTTCTGTTAATAAATATAAACTTGCACCACCTGAGTCAGTACAAAAGAAGACTGCAGACATAATAAAAGAAATCATAAGCGATTATGGGTTGTTTATGATAATGCTGTTAATGACGCTGGGAATGTTGTTTTCTATTCTTGTTGCAAGAAAACGTACAGAAGATATGGAGGTAGCAACAATGGAAACGGCAGCTTCTTTATCGGGATTTATGGAACCTGAATATGATAAGAAACCTATAAAGGAGATTGAGCTTGAAGAAAAGTCGGAAATTATAAAACAAATCGATAAACTTATAAATGATAAACCGGAAGCAGTAGCACAACTATTACGAAGCTGGCTTTCTGAGGATTGGGATACTTAG
- a CDS encoding flagellar biosynthesis protein — protein MVIGNERVNNSYKVATNNRPLIDKKIPRKANTGFNEILNERIKEEKLKFSKHAEFRLQSRNINLSSLQMDRIIEGVDKAGAKGVRDSLILMDDVAFVVNIENRMVITAASKNELKENVFTNIDGAVIV, from the coding sequence ATGGTGATAGGAAATGAGCGTGTAAACAATAGCTATAAAGTAGCGACAAATAATAGGCCTCTTATTGACAAAAAAATACCTCGTAAGGCAAATACCGGATTTAATGAAATACTGAACGAAAGAATTAAAGAAGAAAAGCTTAAGTTTTCAAAACATGCTGAATTCAGGTTACAGTCAAGAAACATAAACTTATCTTCACTGCAGATGGACAGAATTATAGAAGGTGTAGATAAGGCAGGAGCGAAAGGAGTGAGAGATTCTCTTATACTTATGGATGACGTGGCATTTGTAGTCAATATCGAGAACAGAATGGTAATAACTGCAGCAAGTAAAAATGAATTAAAGGAGAATGTTTTTACAAATATCGATGGAGCAGTTATAGTTTAA